One genomic window of Globicephala melas chromosome 8, mGloMel1.2, whole genome shotgun sequence includes the following:
- the THY1 gene encoding thy-1 membrane glycoprotein, translating to MNPTIGITLLLTVLQVARGQKVTSLTACLVDQSLRLDCRHENTTNLPIQYEFSLTRETKKHVLFGTIGVPEHAYRSRTNFFSKYNLKVLYLSGFTTKDEGTYTCALHLSGQTPIVSNRNVSVLRDTLVKCGGTSLLIQSTSWLLLLLLSLPLLQAMDFISL from the exons ATGAACCCTACCATTGGCATCACTCTCTTGCTGACAG TCTTACAGGTGGCCCGTGGGCAGAAGGTGACCAGCCTGACAGCCTGCCTGGTGGACCAGAGCCTTCGTCTAGACTGCCGCCATGAGAATACCACCAACCTGCCCATTCAGTACGAGTTCAGCCTGACCCGTGAGACGAAGAAGCACGTGCTCTTTGGCACCATTGGGGTCCCTGAGCACGCATACCGCTCCCGAACCAACTTCTTCAGCAAGTACAATCTCAAGGTCCTCTACCTGTCGGGCTTCACCACCAAGGATGAGGGGACCTACACGTGCGCACTCCACCTCTCTGGTCAGACTCCCATCGTCTCCAACAGGAACGTCTCTGTGCTCAGAG ATACGCTGGTCAAGTGCGGAGGCACGAGCCTGCTGATCCAGAGCACCTCGTGGCTGCTCCTGCTTCTGCTCTCGCTGCCCCTCCTGCAGGCCATGGATTTCATCTCCCTGTGA